tggcctcacaccacagcaaaaggtctccgagctctgcctacagcacataaactgaaaaccttccacacaggactctagcttcatttccttaccttccatccttttccctctgtactcaactcctggtttgctctactgtcttcgtcgtagctagtgccattttccccattctcctgctctctgctacatattttctttgtatttgaagaaggagagctcttctggatgggaggcaatggcttggagggaaggagcatagagggagatTCCATGGTAAATTTCTTGGCAAGAGTAGCCAAGTCAGTCAGtcctgtaaaatggaaacacaaaatataacagaggccacaatgccaacataaagcatcagaagctacagtatttcatgtgagagattccctggaaacttctaaagagctgcacagggaaacatgctcctgccagcagccacttgaggcagaccagggagacaccctgacccacttgcacagagccagcacaggaacagcctggcctctgggctgccctgggacagcagggagcccagaggcctgtgctttccaggaatggctcagctgcacacgcaccctcctgctcctctcccggccccacagctgagcagccctacagctccacggggcactgggagcagcacagctcagtgcagggggcacatgcagggcagaactgttccctggcaatgtgcccaggctctctaggctggcacaagagccttcctcccgccagagagcggcccagctcccgccttacctctttgtgaggctgagccatgctcagccttcaccttgtcctcaattggaagttgcttcaggcaccccatgccacgactaggaaggggggtggagagagcgggggcaggtgcacacccttcctttgcattctgtcctttttggcaCAGCTAAGAAGTCACGTCCGGAGGTGTCcaactcagcactttgtcatctTCCTGCAGGTCATCGAGCCTTCACCAGCCCAAAATGTCGGAGAGGTTTTCCCGCACATGcggaggctggctggcagcatgctTCCTCAGCTTGGCGCCCATCACCTTGTAGAGGGCGCAGGCAAGCTTGGTGACCACAGTGCGGACATTGGCGCTTCGGACAGGCAGCGCCTTGTTCCCCAGGAAGGAccagagcacgggcagggcgtAGCGCTGGACGACTTCGGGGCTCCTGGGATAAACCCATGCCACAAGCGCTGCCGGAAGAGAGATGCAAACTTCTTAACCACCAGCCTTAATGCAAACAAGGATCTACCTCTAGTTGTGATTTTGGGAGTCTCTCTGGCtaagatcagtgaaataacagtgagagccccatgatccagaaatgggcaaagcagctgaacatccccaaaacagaaccaccaAGCCCTCAGGACTAATTTCTCCAGATCCGAGCCTTGTACCTGTGGCAGACTTCATAGCTTTACTAAATCATTCCACAATCTGTTTCTGGCATGATGAAtgaccaaaatgtcaaattgctgtttatttccatttagaagttgtctaaacccactgctgaaggtttgaaaggcactttagagaggaaattgagagatttctaataaaaaggatgactCCGTTTTTGTGACCTGGCTTAATTAGCAGTGGATTTAGACCCCgctaaagcaaggctataaataaagcaaggctatacactgtcttctctagtatatattgaggttatcatttttccatcccttggctattgctgacatagcaagctcctctgagcaatcaattatcagctgcatttggagcattttgggcagcgctgacataggaagaccctgactgcacaccctgaaatgctcagtccaatggcacttccacagcacaggcagggagcctcagcactctgcttctgcccctctgcccccaaaggctgccttgcaCAAAATCCGTGCCTCTAACATGTGTGCTGAGTTTGGACCTAAGCTGtgacccccaggcactgcaggcttccgcctcaaaactttccaagagcaaagcaagaattctgtgaggacaaaacaaaccgatcccctgaaacagcatttgccaccattttccctaaaggatcagagctgtccctgagcttccaagagaggagccagcttgggaatttttagcccctccctttcctggaggcagcttctgagatgccccagtgagagctcagccccGAGGCCGAGCGCCGCCCccatctcagatgctgcacacctctgcagcagccagggaaaacctgcccaatacaccttccatgggtattgggcaggagggacaagctcagcacctcctgatttGGAGGAGCCACTCTAGTGTCTATTCACTGGCATTCcctgtaaattctgcctcgGAAGACCTCTTGCCTTAGAAGGGGAGGCCATACCTGAGAGATGCTCCgtgacatccagcagagcttggcccttcagttcactcctgcggtggctgaactctttcatcagggatactttatctacaagggaaacacacatttctgctctctcttctgaggtcataagagaaaggacagtggggagggaaagggcaggggcaactacattttgtaaaagaaaggaaattcctgccgatttttgaatccttttcttctttccttccagcctacctgggaggattttaaattccaaaagaaaagctctcctgtcactttttaaatccaaagttgtctgctgtaccaggagctatgttaaacatttcacatcaggGACCTCAAGACTTCAATCACACGTaagcagtgaaaaggttttgcatcccagagctttgcagaggtgatcttctctctcccctatggaaaagggtgagaaggCTCCAAAATGCACACCTCCGTTCCCACCTGAAggataagctgtttttaaattgtcaggttACCTGTGTGGATCTAGGGACAAGACTCCAAGTTACTCATACAAGAGCTATTAGTGCTCAGTGCCTCAGTAGCCTGTGGgtttctgtaacatctgtgaaatcagatcttggcagagagactggaaaatgaactgatttcccaatacttgaccggcgtatgtattttggttttccttgtgcCTATCTGTCGCGGTTTTGGGGGTCATGTTTGAATTTACTGTTGCCTGCATTGGCCTGCAAGCCTCGAGTCCTACCActctaataagccaaggcaagcttttcctggagacagaacgtgtgtgggatgaagtttggtccctcacagggtcacagggctggcagtgacaaagcaggcaatctgcttcattgggaaccactacagagctacaccccagtgtgggtttcagtagcagggtattattaagagctcctttcctgcatgagatacaaaaaggaggtcccaaatgatcttcatgcaagcatgcagtaaagaactgatcctgctgtcctaatgaagctaatgcctatgatgtggagccttccaggaggctgctctgcagaggttctgatgcGCCGGTGTCCCttcatgccaacagcaaagctattCATTTGGGAAGTCAACTGGGGCCCAGGcaaactccaaaaatccctttggccctgaattccagcaaagctgtagtccagcacttcctcttcagacaagcagcacagagccaagggctcctgggacttttgggaaatgctgatGCACATTCAAGCCTGGTGGGGGACTGGTGCGTAAggactgcacctgcacagcttctggtggatgtcagctggaggtttccacagacaacaacagctgtcaaggcactcagcgttctcttgactcgcagaggcagagacacacttgaggagagtccatgccagggctcagccttacCTAAGTGAGCCATGGATTCTTCCAGCGCTTTCACAGCTGCGGCATAAACCCCGGGGTCCTTTGAGTTTAGGttgtttgttattccttcaaCCAGACAGATGATCACCGGGTTTAAGCCATCTTTCAGGATGCCTACGATTTCAGCCAGCACGTCCAGcgccttctgcttcactttcttgtgcGTATCACCAAGTCTCgggacaaaataatcaaaaatctgtgaagagaacaaacaacatgaaagctggattaaaatgtccttgtttgaggaagggacgcagaagtgagcactcagcaatgtaaaagatgaaagtgatccttcctgtcaggtcagcacttgcttgcacaatttccctgttttcctgtgggccGCTCACTGGAATGGTTGCACAACCTCATGCTggttgaaagattttcatatattttgaagagctttgggtggggacaggatagttcctatggtgtttctctccacatttcagtcattaaattcatcccatttattgATGCAAAATGGTATCTTTGCTTTCGAAGTATGGAACCAGATATTTACAATGCCCCTTTTTCTACGCAGTTGTCTCAAGTTCTGAGGACAGTTACGATTTTGCCAAAACtatggctggaggagatccaggttttgttccatctgtctcagaacctgtgtctggagaagtgcagggctctgatcaACTCTTCCAGGATCCAGACCAATTGTCTACCTAGCAggtagacttctgaaatttaatgtgctgGACCACTCTCATTAGAGCAGGTTCAGTCCCTTGACAGCCACATTATcaggcaccattttctggacaaagggaaaaagcagctactgggaggagaaggaagagatctgtccctagccatttccctccttttccaaagagaaaaaagacccCCCCAAGAAGGGTGAGCACCGTCTTTACCAAGAGGACTAGGGATGCCGATGGAAACGAGTAACCAGAGTTGTGCCTGTGCAAGACAAGTCGGAGTTTACAGAagtatccttttaaaaaaaattggtttaaacctgcccagcctgatacttctcttccccatccaaacccatttttttgtctagaGAATAATTGCCACGCTTTCAGTGGCTGGAttcccttcacttaacccaagtgggagtaggagacagcagaagttacaccagcagaaaactctgtcctcatctgatgaacagcatcaataggcacctgccagacaaatacatctggaccgaaagaacttgtcctgaagcgtggacctgaattaaatatttcagggtaagaggcagcagcctgtcccacacagccaggatgtagtgccaagacacactgaattaactttcctgctacaggcttgggaaaggagctaaaggaaaggaacaatgaAGACACCCTACATACTTGGACAGTGTTAGTGGAgacgagctgggggctgcttttgcacaggtctaggaggagtgccactccttccatccgtgtcttaaactccttggcttccaggagattGTACAGCTTCTGGAGCGGCTCCGTTTCTTCCACAGCCGGAGGTAACGTGACCTGGGCTTTTGGGCGGCGTAGGAGGCATCCATCAGAGGTAGACTTCACCCTGttgaataaaaccaaatgcggacctgttggtgatcataccttcagttaattgtgagcagaacatcttggagaggtttcctaatgatgtgatttcaagctagaaaatcctgatctgaaAAACAACGGGAGACCTCATGACAATCATTACAGGAGACAATCTGCAAGCAACATTCTCACCAGTGcttactcaggaaaaccaaggatgagatgcatctcacttctctccagacggcttcccaggtacacatgtcgcactgctttgtgaggaaagagagaTGCTACTTCCATGTTTAAATGCCTCATCATGAGGGAGGTGTGCGTCTTATAATAAGGAAActcatccctctggagaagtgtctctacagcaggcatgacaatctggaaaagtagctcagatgcatctgaacagatggataggggcatatctgaaggatccagaaaatccgtaacagggataaaaacagaagccagacatcccagcactacgctcacatgattgcttccctagagactagatccacagcttaacaaacccactgggaacaactctcttgagcatgggaagatcctgactacgctactgaggcatgtggtcactctcctgccagcgctgagcatgacagagctaaataaatcccctctgttatcagaggacaacaggtacaagtagctctcccactggcaggaagagacagcaaggaccaaattcctgtctcaaatgctgattgcagcacagggggaaataaaccaaacatgctgtccatcaagcaaacagtatgaaggacaggaatgtcaAGACAAAACGTCCACATTGAGACACCTGTTGACCAAagttgctcaggaactggcttgctacttactactcatcttggtactgtctgagggtaagaaaaccatgactcaggaaggccaaaccacatgcatgggaagtgctattttggggaacagcatcttgcttctagactgggacttctcatcaaaacacccatctgaaaaagactgctctcagaggaaaaaaaccctgcttgaatttacttgtcccaagtgaggcagcagagacatggccctctcacagcctccacagcactgtccttgccagtgcactggatcttctgagctgcaaccaatgggtgtctttttgtcgcccattttttgtggaaacccttccagagaagttgtgttcagcgtaatgcagaaggagacattttttatgatagagcatttgtagggaaaggaaacaatctctggcacaggtcatctccaccagaaagattttcctgaggaagagacatgtaaagcttgccacgtgctttgtcacatctaactaaagtgctcagtaccgtttactagaaggcaatgtggcctggggcttcttcgagccatcgctcctcttcttcacaggcttctcGACAGATGGGTGTTCATCCTTCTGCGTTTCCATCCCCtacaaaggcataaagaaaccccatggatctttagaatgtaaaataggaaattacctgtttaaaacacaacttataaccaggatcactgcaaccaaggcttgggcaaacctttccgaacttacagaaggaaacaggccaGAGGTTCAGTGATGCCAACTCCTTGTTTTCAATAGCCCATGGCAGGTTATGGCTGCTACCATACTGAGCAGCAGTCTAAAATCCCCAATTCATTCCTCTTgagcataaatgggaataatgcaaactggtagggaactaatgctcttaaaggaagctgcagaaaaatttggactctttggaggttggcccattgtgttggaagttgatttggttccacactcactctccctgttgctgcacaaaggcacactCCCTTCTATAACGtaggtaaaaagaataaaaataccccaggcaaacaaatgattttccactggatgctgctgaattcaccaagcttcttccagctgcacagggcatgacagcaaggcagtattcccagaagacagacagtaattgtaggaattgggattgactgggacatcttttgtatatttggaaattttcttggcactactgcttcctgtgtcttttgcaaagactctgttatctccagaagcactgttctcacttaattgcgtcactgggggcagagtagggatagtggggtggggggttatgcttaaatgtaaacccattttctcctctttcccttccctgtttgtggccaatattcaaaatatccaataccccacttttcccctaatattatcaattcctttgtgctctgcagatgaacaggCTACAGAtcaacagttcattcccaggagcaaaatGATTTGGCAGAAGAGGAATGGGATAAGATTAGGTATGTTTGATGTCATATCAGCAGTGGCAATacttgcacaaaggagacatttctcctaccaagcacttactttcttcttcattcttgtcagaatatcttccaggtcacgggtggaaagagattgttccaaaagccttttaaatttttggtgattcagcatcattttcaccatctcctgtccataatgcctaaaacaagaaagaaagaaagaaagaaagaaggaaagaaagaatagaaggtGAACAAACAAATGAGGAGCAttaacagaataagctgataccttaaactcagcagctgccatacctgcatgagaaggcattacctactcagcaaagagagagatttacctccacttgtcactgcacagtgctgtcagctgaacacaagaggcaagaggagaacgtggggcaacagaaaaatacaatctcactctgaaactgtgggtgcgcttctgtggcatcgaaggatcccagggaacaagcaaaacacctctgctttgagtcagagcttattagcagtgtcttgctgccattgcacagtaatttgcctttctttaactggcagggaagccaggaccaaatgcctcatgcttgcttttgattattctataccatatgtatgcacagggacagctagtTGCTCATGCGTTCTTGGCAGCTATTAAT
The DNA window shown above is from Corvus hawaiiensis isolate bCorHaw1 chromosome 3, bCorHaw1.pri.cur, whole genome shotgun sequence and carries:
- the LOC125323889 gene encoding TOG array regulator of axonemal microtubules protein 2-like, with the protein product MEGVALLLDLCKSSPQLVSTNTVQIFDYFVPRLGDTHKKVKQKALDVLAEIVGILKDGLNPVIICLVEGITNNLNSKDPGVYAAAVKALEESMAHLALVAWVYPRSPEVVQRYALPVLWSFLGNKALPVRSANVRTVVTKLACALYKVMGAKLRKHAASQPPHVRENLSDILGW